A genomic region of Mycobacterium sp. Aquia_213 contains the following coding sequences:
- a CDS encoding ABC transporter ATP-binding protein, translated as MTTATNGRTRAATASTRSRDFWGTAARLVKRLAPQRKLSITVIVLGLTGTVIGVVVPRILGHATDLLFNGVIGRGLPAGISKAQAVAQARARGDGAFADLLSGMNVVPGQGVDFGAVATTLAIALALYAVAALLIWAQARLLNLTLQRTMIALRAQVEDKIHRLPLSYFDGRLRGELLSRVTNDIDNVQSSLSMTLSQLLTSILTVVTVLGMMLSISPLLTLITVLTVPLSLLASRAIARRSQRLFVAQWTSIGRLNAHIEETYSGFTVVKTFGHRDAAREQFRSLNDDVYHASFGSQFFSGLVAPATTFIGNLGYVAVAVLGGLQVAAGHITLGNIQAFIQYVRQFNNPLGQVAGMYSTLQSGVASAERVFDLLDEPEEAPDPAPMPPNGQAPQPRGRVEFQHVSFAYQPGTPVIEDLSMTAEPGSTVAIVGPTGAGKTTLVNLLMRFYDVDSGRILVDGVDITTISRQTLRSRIGMVLQDTWLFDGTIAENIAYGRPEASTDEVVEAAQAAYVDRFVHTLPAGYQTRVTGDGANISAGEKQLITIARAFLARPQLLILDEATSSVDTRTEALIQRAMHELRRDRTSFVIAHRLSTIRAADRIVVVESGRIVEQGNHAELIARRGAYYAMTRA; from the coding sequence GTGACCACGGCGACGAACGGGCGCACCCGCGCAGCCACCGCCAGCACGCGATCCCGCGACTTCTGGGGCACTGCGGCCCGGCTGGTGAAACGGCTTGCGCCACAACGTAAGCTGAGCATCACGGTGATCGTCCTGGGGCTCACCGGCACGGTGATCGGCGTCGTTGTTCCCCGAATCCTCGGCCACGCAACCGATTTACTCTTCAACGGCGTGATCGGGCGCGGGCTCCCGGCGGGAATCAGCAAGGCGCAGGCCGTCGCCCAAGCGAGAGCGCGCGGCGACGGGGCGTTCGCCGACCTGCTGTCGGGTATGAATGTGGTGCCCGGCCAAGGCGTGGACTTCGGCGCGGTGGCAACAACACTGGCCATTGCCCTGGCCCTGTATGCCGTTGCCGCGCTCTTGATTTGGGCACAAGCCCGGCTGCTCAACCTCACCCTGCAGCGCACCATGATCGCGCTGCGCGCGCAAGTCGAGGACAAAATCCACCGACTGCCACTGTCCTACTTCGACGGACGGCTGCGCGGCGAGCTGCTGAGCCGGGTGACCAACGACATCGACAACGTCCAGTCGTCGCTGTCGATGACGCTCAGCCAGCTGCTGACGTCGATCCTGACCGTGGTCACGGTGCTGGGCATGATGCTGTCGATTTCCCCGCTGCTGACGTTGATCACCGTGCTGACGGTGCCGCTGTCCCTATTGGCGTCCCGAGCGATCGCGCGGCGTTCACAACGCCTGTTCGTGGCGCAATGGACCAGCATCGGACGGCTCAACGCCCACATCGAGGAGACGTACAGCGGGTTCACGGTGGTCAAGACCTTCGGTCACCGGGACGCGGCGCGTGAACAATTCCGCAGCCTCAACGACGACGTCTACCACGCAAGCTTCGGCTCGCAGTTCTTCTCCGGCCTGGTGGCGCCGGCCACGACGTTCATCGGCAACCTCGGGTACGTCGCCGTCGCGGTGCTCGGCGGTCTGCAGGTGGCCGCCGGACACATCACCCTGGGCAACATCCAGGCGTTCATTCAGTACGTCCGGCAGTTCAACAACCCACTGGGCCAAGTGGCCGGGATGTATAGCACCCTGCAATCCGGGGTGGCCAGCGCGGAGCGGGTGTTCGACCTGCTCGACGAGCCCGAGGAAGCACCGGACCCCGCGCCGATGCCGCCCAACGGCCAGGCCCCGCAGCCGCGCGGGCGCGTCGAGTTCCAGCACGTCAGCTTCGCCTACCAGCCGGGCACGCCGGTGATCGAAGACCTGTCGATGACGGCCGAGCCGGGCAGCACCGTGGCGATCGTCGGACCGACCGGCGCGGGCAAAACCACCCTGGTGAACCTGCTGATGCGGTTCTACGACGTCGATTCCGGCCGGATCCTGGTCGACGGCGTCGACATCACCACGATCAGCAGACAAACGCTGCGATCGCGAATCGGCATGGTGCTACAAGACACCTGGCTGTTCGACGGGACGATTGCGGAGAACATTGCCTACGGGCGGCCCGAGGCCAGCACGGATGAGGTGGTCGAAGCCGCCCAGGCGGCCTATGTCGACCGGTTTGTCCACACCCTGCCGGCCGGCTACCAGACCCGGGTCACCGGCGACGGCGCCAACATCAGCGCCGGCGAGAAGCAGCTGATCACGATCGCACGCGCGTTCCTTGCCCGTCCGCAGCTGCTGATCCTGGACGAGGCGACAAGCTCGGTCGACACTCGCACCGAGGCTCTTATCCAGCGGGCCATGCACGAGCTTCGCCGCGACCGCACGAGTTTCGTTATCGCGCACCGACTTTCGACGATCCGTGCTGCCGACCGCATCGTGGTGGTCGAGTCCGGCCGGATCGTCGAACAGGGCAACCACGCCGAACTCATCGCCCGCCGGGGTGCCTATTACGCGATGACCCGGGCCTGA
- a CDS encoding ABC transporter ATP-binding protein codes for MLLALLRQYIRPYRRLVAVLMALQLISTLATLYLPTVNAAIIDEGVAKGDTSTIVRLGMVMLAVTGLQVLCSIGATYFGSRTGMGFGRDLRLAMFEQVTTFSEPETARFGAPTLLIRSTNDVRQIQYLVQMTGTVLITAPIMCIGGIFMAIHQEAALTWLLLVSVPVLAVANYWIMSHMLPLFRSMQALIDGINRVMRDQLSGVRVVRAFTRESFERERFSRANTALSNASLTAGNWQALMLPVTTLTINVSSVALIWFGGLRIDRGQMQVGSLTAFLAYFTQILMAVLMATMTLVVLPRASVCAERITEVLSTRPAIASPQHPRLPSAGITGVVRLDGATFTYPGADRPVLQDISLTARPGTTTAVVGSTGSGKSTLVSLICRLYDVTDGAVLLDDLDVRDYDTERLWSAIGLVPQRGYLFSGTVAENLRMGAAPGQVVTDEEMWEALRVGAADEFVRSHADGLQMRVAQAGMNFSGGQRQRLAIARAVIRRPAIYLFDDAFSALDVHTDAHVRAALHEISGGATIIVVTQRISTAAQADQIIVVDNGKMVGSGTHESLLADCTTYAEFADSQSVGALRSGGTQ; via the coding sequence ATGCTTCTGGCACTGCTGCGCCAGTACATCCGGCCGTACCGCCGGCTGGTGGCGGTGCTGATGGCGCTTCAACTGATCAGCACGCTGGCGACGCTGTACCTGCCGACGGTCAACGCCGCGATCATCGATGAAGGCGTCGCCAAGGGCGACACCTCGACGATCGTCCGGCTCGGCATGGTGATGCTGGCGGTCACCGGGCTGCAGGTGCTGTGCTCGATCGGGGCCACCTACTTCGGGTCGCGAACCGGGATGGGGTTCGGCCGCGACCTGCGCCTGGCGATGTTCGAACAGGTCACCACCTTCTCCGAGCCCGAGACCGCCCGATTCGGCGCGCCGACGCTGCTCATCCGCAGCACCAACGATGTCCGGCAGATCCAGTACCTGGTTCAGATGACGGGCACGGTACTGATCACCGCGCCGATCATGTGCATCGGCGGAATCTTCATGGCCATCCATCAAGAGGCCGCGCTGACGTGGCTGTTACTGGTCAGCGTCCCGGTGCTGGCCGTCGCGAATTACTGGATCATGTCGCACATGCTGCCGCTGTTCCGCAGCATGCAAGCACTGATCGATGGCATCAACCGGGTGATGCGCGACCAGCTGTCCGGGGTGCGGGTAGTCCGGGCGTTCACCCGCGAAAGCTTTGAGCGCGAACGGTTTTCTCGCGCCAACACCGCACTGTCGAATGCGTCCCTGACGGCGGGCAACTGGCAAGCGCTGATGCTGCCGGTGACCACGCTGACCATCAACGTCTCCAGCGTCGCGCTGATCTGGTTCGGCGGGCTGCGCATCGATCGCGGCCAGATGCAGGTCGGCTCGCTGACCGCTTTCCTGGCTTATTTCACCCAGATCCTGATGGCCGTATTGATGGCGACGATGACATTGGTGGTGCTGCCGCGGGCGTCGGTGTGCGCCGAGCGGATCACCGAGGTGCTGTCCACCCGTCCCGCTATCGCCAGCCCGCAACACCCCAGGCTTCCGAGCGCGGGGATCACCGGCGTCGTCCGCCTGGACGGTGCGACATTCACCTATCCGGGCGCTGATCGCCCTGTGCTGCAAGATATCTCGTTGACCGCGCGGCCCGGAACCACCACCGCGGTCGTCGGCAGCACCGGTTCGGGAAAATCGACGCTGGTGTCGCTGATCTGCCGCCTTTACGACGTGACCGACGGCGCGGTCCTGCTCGACGACCTCGACGTCCGCGACTACGACACCGAGCGGCTGTGGTCGGCGATCGGCCTGGTCCCACAACGCGGGTACCTCTTCTCCGGCACCGTGGCGGAGAACCTGCGAATGGGCGCGGCCCCCGGCCAGGTGGTGACCGACGAGGAGATGTGGGAAGCGTTGCGAGTGGGCGCCGCCGACGAATTCGTCCGGTCGCACGCCGACGGGTTACAGATGCGCGTCGCCCAGGCCGGAATGAATTTCTCGGGCGGCCAGCGGCAACGGCTCGCGATTGCCCGGGCAGTCATTCGGCGCCCGGCGATCTACCTGTTCGACGACGCGTTCTCCGCGCTCGACGTGCACACCGACGCGCACGTCCGGGCCGCACTGCACGAGATCTCCGGTGGAGCCACCATCATCGTTGTCACACAGCGTATTTCGACGGCAGCGCAGGCCGACCAGATCATCGTGGTCGACAACGGGAAAATGGTGGGATCGGGCACCCACGAGTCACTGCTGGCCGATTGCACCACCTACGCGGAATTCGCCGACTCGCAGTCGGTCGGCGCCTTACGATCCGGTGGCACGCAGTGA
- a CDS encoding DUF3558 domain-containing protein yields MRRNLTALALAAITIFIPVVAGCSSSGDNKAGGTSSTTPGNAEGHHGPMFPQCGGIGDQAVAELTKVSGLTNTARNSVGCQWLAGGGILGPHFSFSWYRGSPIGRERKTEELSRASVEDININGHSGFIAVGNEPNLGDSLCEVGIQFQDDFIEWSISFSQKPFPPPCDIAKELTRQSIANSK; encoded by the coding sequence GTGCGTCGTAATCTCACGGCGCTAGCCCTTGCGGCCATCACGATCTTTATCCCGGTGGTTGCGGGCTGCTCGAGTTCCGGCGACAACAAGGCGGGCGGCACGTCGTCGACGACGCCGGGCAACGCCGAGGGCCACCACGGACCGATGTTTCCGCAGTGCGGCGGCATCGGCGACCAGGCGGTTGCCGAGCTGACCAAGGTGAGCGGGCTGACCAACACGGCGCGGAATTCCGTGGGCTGCCAGTGGCTCGCCGGCGGCGGCATCCTGGGCCCGCACTTCTCCTTTTCCTGGTACCGCGGCAGCCCGATCGGCCGTGAGCGCAAGACCGAGGAGCTGTCGCGCGCCAGCGTCGAAGACATCAATATCAACGGCCACAGCGGTTTCATCGCTGTCGGCAACGAGCCGAACCTGGGTGACTCGCTGTGCGAGGTCGGCATTCAGTTCCAGGACGACTTCATCGAGTGGTCGATCAGCTTCAGTCAAAAGCCCTTCCCGCCGCCGTGTGACATCGCCAAAGAACTGACTCGTCAATCGATTGCGAATTCGAAATGA
- a CDS encoding DUF3558 domain-containing protein: MTRRVRTALVVLISALVLVTGCSRSIGGNAVKAGAGGVPRNNNSQQQYPNLLKECEVLTSDILAKTVGADPLDIQSTFVGAICRWQAANPAGLIDITRFWFEQGSLSEERKVADFLHYKVETRTIAGVSSIVMRPDDPNGACGVASDAAGVVGWWVNPQAPGIDACGQALKLMELTLSTNS; the protein is encoded by the coding sequence ATGACCAGACGTGTCCGGACGGCGCTGGTCGTCTTGATCAGCGCGCTGGTGCTGGTGACCGGCTGTTCGAGGTCGATCGGCGGTAACGCGGTCAAGGCAGGTGCCGGCGGCGTCCCGCGCAATAACAATTCCCAGCAGCAGTACCCCAACCTGCTCAAGGAATGCGAGGTCCTGACCAGCGACATCCTGGCCAAGACGGTGGGCGCCGACCCGCTCGACATCCAGAGCACGTTCGTCGGTGCGATCTGCCGGTGGCAGGCGGCCAACCCGGCCGGCCTGATCGACATCACCCGCTTCTGGTTCGAGCAGGGCAGCCTGAGCGAAGAACGTAAGGTCGCCGACTTCCTGCATTACAAAGTGGAGACCCGAACGATCGCCGGTGTGAGTTCGATCGTGATGCGCCCGGACGACCCGAACGGCGCCTGTGGTGTGGCCAGCGACGCGGCTGGTGTCGTCGGTTGGTGGGTCAACCCGCAAGCACCCGGTATCGATGCGTGCGGGCAGGCCCTCAAGCTGATGGAGCTGACGCTCTCGACGAACTCTTAG
- a CDS encoding SixA phosphatase family protein → MRHAKSGYPPGVVDHDRPLATRGIREAGIGGDWLRANQPRIDAVLCSTATRARETLANTGIDAPVQYRERLYDTTPGTMIDEINEVADGVDTLLVVGHEPTVSSLALGLAGAEGTDEDAVQRISEKFATSAIAVLSLTGDWKDLQPGGAALIDFHVPR, encoded by the coding sequence ATGCGGCACGCGAAGTCTGGATACCCGCCCGGCGTCGTGGACCACGACCGGCCGCTGGCCACCCGCGGCATCCGGGAAGCGGGGATCGGCGGTGACTGGCTGCGCGCCAATCAACCCCGCATCGACGCCGTGCTGTGCTCGACGGCCACCCGCGCCCGCGAGACCCTGGCCAACACCGGCATCGACGCCCCCGTGCAATACCGCGAGCGGCTCTACGACACCACCCCGGGCACGATGATCGACGAAATCAACGAGGTTGCCGACGGCGTCGACACCCTGCTCGTCGTCGGGCACGAGCCGACCGTGTCGTCCCTGGCGCTCGGCCTTGCGGGTGCCGAAGGCACTGACGAGGATGCGGTGCAACGTATTTCGGAGAAATTCGCGACATCGGCGATCGCGGTGCTGAGCCTCACCGGCGACTGGAAAGACCTGCAACCAGGCGGCGCCGCGTTGATCGACTTCCACGTCCCGCGCTGA
- a CDS encoding class I SAM-dependent methyltransferase, translating into MVGTDLEFNRLISAKLVDRVVAKLGSPNSRLWLDVGFGNGSLLMTADEFGFEVFGVDLRKKNVEDIRDFGISAYHGTLESAAENVAFESKPTVISMADVVEHEPFPRDVLRCARSLICDPGILLISMPNASAPLWRYLNASNQNAYWREIEHYHNFTRETLYAELEKAGFRPLHYAVSDRYRCGMEILAEPV; encoded by the coding sequence GTGGTCGGCACCGATCTAGAATTCAACCGACTTATTTCAGCAAAGCTGGTAGACCGAGTGGTTGCCAAACTCGGATCGCCAAACAGCAGGCTGTGGCTCGACGTTGGATTCGGCAACGGATCGCTGCTGATGACCGCCGATGAGTTCGGCTTTGAGGTGTTTGGCGTCGATTTGCGAAAAAAGAATGTCGAGGACATCCGCGACTTCGGGATTTCCGCCTATCACGGCACCCTGGAATCCGCGGCGGAAAATGTCGCGTTCGAGTCGAAGCCAACGGTCATCAGTATGGCCGATGTTGTCGAACACGAGCCGTTTCCGCGAGATGTTCTGCGTTGTGCGAGGAGCCTGATATGCGATCCCGGTATTTTGCTAATTTCCATGCCAAACGCGAGTGCACCACTGTGGCGCTACCTGAATGCGAGCAATCAAAACGCCTACTGGCGCGAGATTGAACATTACCACAACTTCACGCGGGAAACGCTCTATGCTGAATTGGAAAAGGCTGGATTCAGGCCATTGCATTACGCTGTTAGCGACCGATATCGTTGTGGCATGGAAATCCTGGCGGAGCCGGTATGA
- a CDS encoding metallophosphoesterase family protein, which yields MRFLHTADWQLGMTRHFLAGDAQPRYSAARRDAVAGLGALAAEVGAEFVVVAGDVFEHNQLDPKVIGQSLEAMRAIGIPVYLLPGNHDPLDASSVFTSALFSRECPDNVIVLDHPGPHQVQPGVEIVAAPWRSKAPTTDLVAEVLEGLDAGAVTRVLVAHGGVDVLDPDRDKPSLIRLAGLEEALTRGAVHYAALGDKHSLTQVGESGRVWYSGSPEVTNFDDVESNPGHVLVVDIDEANAVSVTPRHVGHWRFVTLHRQVDTSRDIADLDLNLDLMTEKDRTVIRLALTGSLTVTDRAALDACLDRYGRLFAHLRTWERHTDLAVIPADGEFTDLGIGGFAAAAVEELVAAARGDDTESATDAQAALALLLRLTASTEVRPADRRSA from the coding sequence ATGCGATTCCTGCACACCGCCGACTGGCAGTTGGGCATGACACGACACTTCCTGGCCGGTGACGCCCAGCCGCGATACTCGGCCGCCCGGCGCGACGCGGTGGCCGGCCTGGGCGCCCTCGCGGCCGAGGTGGGCGCCGAGTTCGTCGTCGTCGCGGGTGACGTCTTCGAACACAACCAGCTCGACCCGAAGGTGATCGGGCAGTCGCTGGAAGCCATGCGCGCCATCGGTATTCCGGTCTACCTGTTGCCCGGCAACCACGACCCGCTCGACGCGTCGTCGGTCTTCACCAGCGCGCTATTCTCCCGGGAATGCCCGGACAATGTCATCGTGCTCGATCACCCCGGTCCGCATCAGGTGCAGCCGGGCGTCGAGATCGTCGCTGCGCCATGGCGGTCCAAGGCCCCGACCACCGACCTGGTCGCCGAAGTCCTCGAGGGGCTTGACGCCGGCGCCGTCACCCGGGTGCTCGTCGCGCACGGCGGCGTCGACGTGCTCGACCCCGATCGCGACAAGCCGTCGCTGATTCGGCTGGCCGGGCTCGAAGAGGCCCTGACCCGCGGCGCGGTCCACTATGCGGCGCTGGGGGATAAGCACTCGCTCACCCAGGTCGGCGAGAGCGGCCGGGTCTGGTACTCGGGATCGCCGGAAGTGACGAATTTCGATGACGTCGAATCCAACCCGGGTCACGTCCTCGTTGTCGACATCGACGAAGCCAACGCGGTATCCGTGACGCCACGGCACGTGGGCCACTGGCGGTTTGTCACCCTGCACCGTCAGGTCGACACCAGCCGCGACATCGCCGACCTGGACCTGAATCTCGATCTGATGACCGAGAAGGACCGCACCGTGATCCGCCTGGCGCTGACGGGTTCGTTGACGGTCACCGATCGGGCCGCGCTGGATGCGTGCCTGGATCGATACGGACGGCTATTCGCCCACCTGCGCACCTGGGAACGCCACACTGACCTGGCGGTGATACCGGCCGACGGCGAGTTCACCGATCTCGGCATCGGCGGATTCGCCGCCGCGGCCGTCGAAGAGCTGGTGGCCGCGGCACGCGGGGACGACACCGAATCCGCGACCGACGCCCAGGCCGCGCTGGCACTCCTGCTGCGCCTCACCGCATCGACAGAAGTGCGGCCTGCCGACCGGAGGTCGGCATGA
- a CDS encoding AAA family ATPase, whose protein sequence is MKLHRLVLTNYRGIRHREIDFPDHGVVVVSGANEIGKSSMIEALDLLLESRDRSTKKEVKQVKPTNSDVGSEVTAEISSGTYRFIYRKRFHKKCETELTVLAPRREQLTGDEAHERVRSMLAETVDNDLWHAQRVLQSTSTAAVDLSGCDALSRALDVAAGDEAALSGNEPLLIERIDAEYARYFTPTGRPTGEWATAITRLTDADSAVAECTAAVAEVDDRVRRHAVLTEQVAELSQLRLAAGPRLAVAQAAADKAAELTRQAREAKLVAAAAAATSAAATAAHNGRLRLVAEIETRTAAVAAADAEAQQAAAAQTAAQAEAETAGSALQEATQVLADLQRRVASARRTVDQLAEREEIDRLSARLAKTDAALRERDQLTTELSTVVLTDELLRRIESAAAAVDRAGDQLTMVSAAVEFTAVADIELAVGEQRVSLSAGQTWSTTATGPTEVEVPGVLTARITPGATALDVQAKYAAAQQELTAALAEGKVADLAAARLADQHRRELQSSRDQLIATLSGLCGDEDVEQLRGRLAQLRAGQPAGPELFATDIASARVELDAVRAASLAAETECESRRRTAAAADSRLAETSTRATLLLNETATQRVELGRDTDQLAQERVSVGDEDLASSADAGQRAATTAERRAAELDEELAAAAPDAVTAELAAARQAAESLGARYEDAARMLRELTIELSVFGSEGRQGKLDAAEIEREHAASQHTRIGGRARAAELLRSVMARHRDTTRLGYVEPYRTELQRLGRPVFGPSFEVDVDTDLCIRSRTLDGVTVPYDSLSGGAKEQLGILARLAGAALVAKEDSVPVVVDDALGFTDPDRLAKMGEVFDTVGAQGQVIVLTCSPDRYDSVKGAHRIDLNV, encoded by the coding sequence ATGAAGCTGCACCGGCTGGTCCTGACGAACTACCGCGGAATCCGGCACCGCGAGATCGATTTTCCCGATCACGGCGTGGTTGTGGTGAGCGGCGCCAACGAGATTGGCAAGTCGTCGATGATCGAGGCGCTGGACCTGCTGCTGGAATCCAGGGACCGCTCGACGAAAAAGGAAGTCAAGCAGGTCAAGCCGACCAACAGCGACGTCGGCTCCGAGGTGACCGCCGAAATCAGCAGCGGCACTTACCGTTTCATATACCGCAAGCGCTTCCACAAGAAGTGCGAGACCGAATTGACCGTGCTGGCGCCGCGCCGCGAGCAACTGACCGGCGACGAAGCCCACGAACGGGTCCGCAGCATGCTCGCGGAGACAGTGGACAACGACCTGTGGCACGCCCAGCGCGTGCTGCAGTCCACATCGACTGCCGCGGTGGATCTTTCCGGATGCGACGCGCTTTCCCGCGCGCTCGATGTCGCTGCGGGTGACGAGGCGGCGCTGTCCGGGAACGAGCCGTTGCTCATCGAGCGGATCGACGCCGAGTACGCGCGCTACTTCACCCCCACCGGACGTCCCACCGGGGAATGGGCCACGGCCATCACGCGACTGACCGACGCCGACAGTGCGGTCGCGGAGTGCACGGCGGCGGTCGCCGAAGTCGACGACCGGGTGCGGCGCCATGCCGTGCTGACCGAACAAGTCGCCGAGCTCTCCCAACTGCGGCTCGCGGCCGGTCCGCGGTTGGCCGTGGCGCAGGCCGCGGCCGACAAGGCCGCGGAGCTCACCCGCCAAGCGCGAGAAGCCAAGCTGGTCGCGGCCGCCGCCGCGGCGACCAGCGCCGCCGCCACCGCCGCGCACAACGGCCGGTTACGCCTGGTCGCCGAGATCGAAACTCGCACAGCGGCTGTCGCGGCCGCCGACGCGGAAGCGCAACAAGCCGCCGCCGCGCAGACGGCAGCGCAGGCCGAGGCCGAGACGGCCGGTTCGGCACTGCAGGAGGCCACGCAGGTTCTGGCCGACCTGCAGCGCCGGGTCGCATCCGCCCGCCGCACCGTCGACCAGCTCGCCGAGCGCGAGGAGATCGACCGGTTGAGCGCCCGGCTGGCCAAGACCGACGCCGCGCTGCGAGAGCGTGACCAACTCACCACGGAGCTTTCCACGGTCGTGCTCACCGACGAGCTGCTACGCCGAATCGAAAGCGCCGCAGCGGCGGTCGATCGCGCCGGCGACCAGCTGACAATGGTCTCGGCGGCGGTCGAGTTCACCGCCGTGGCCGACATCGAGCTTGCGGTCGGCGAACAACGGGTGTCGTTGTCGGCCGGCCAAACGTGGTCGACGACGGCCACCGGTCCCACCGAGGTCGAGGTCCCCGGTGTCCTCACCGCGCGGATAACTCCCGGCGCGACCGCGCTCGATGTTCAGGCGAAATATGCTGCGGCACAACAAGAGCTGACGGCAGCATTGGCCGAAGGTAAGGTCGCCGACCTCGCCGCGGCCCGATTGGCCGACCAACATCGCCGCGAATTGCAGAGCAGCCGCGACCAATTGATCGCGACGCTGTCCGGCCTATGCGGCGATGAGGACGTCGAGCAACTCCGGGGGCGGCTGGCGCAGCTGCGAGCCGGCCAACCCGCCGGGCCCGAGCTGTTCGCCACCGATATCGCTTCCGCCCGTGTCGAACTCGATGCCGTGCGGGCCGCTAGCCTGGCCGCCGAAACCGAATGCGAGTCCCGCCGCCGGACCGCGGCGGCAGCCGACTCCCGGCTGGCCGAGACCTCAACCCGGGCAACACTTTTGCTCAACGAAACGGCAACCCAGCGGGTCGAGCTGGGCAGAGACACCGATCAGCTGGCGCAGGAGCGAGTCTCGGTGGGTGACGAAGACCTGGCGTCGTCGGCGGATGCCGGACAGCGGGCCGCCACAACCGCCGAGCGCCGGGCCGCCGAACTGGACGAAGAATTGGCCGCCGCGGCGCCCGACGCGGTGACCGCCGAATTGGCCGCGGCCAGACAGGCCGCCGAGTCGCTGGGCGCTCGCTACGAGGACGCTGCCCGGATGTTGCGCGAACTCACCATCGAACTCTCGGTCTTCGGTAGCGAGGGCCGTCAGGGCAAGCTCGACGCCGCGGAGATCGAGCGCGAGCACGCCGCCAGTCAGCACACCCGGATCGGCGGCCGGGCCCGCGCCGCGGAGCTGCTGCGTTCGGTGATGGCCCGCCATCGCGACACCACCCGGCTGGGGTATGTCGAGCCCTACCGCACCGAATTGCAGCGACTCGGTCGTCCGGTGTTCGGGCCCAGCTTCGAGGTGGACGTCGACACCGACTTGTGTATCCGCAGCCGAACCCTCGATGGCGTCACGGTGCCCTACGACTCCCTATCTGGCGGGGCCAAGGAGCAACTCGGGATCCTGGCGCGGTTGGCCGGTGCCGCCCTGGTCGCCAAGGAGGACTCCGTTCCGGTTGTGGTCGACGACGCACTCGGGTTCACCGACCCCGACCGGCTGGCCAAGATGGGCGAGGTGTTCGACACGGTGGGCGCTCAGGGCCAAGTGATTGTGTTGACGTGCAGTCCCGATCGTTACGACAGCGTGAAAGGTGCGCACCGTATCGATCTCAATGTGTAG